The Lichenihabitans psoromatis genome contains a region encoding:
- a CDS encoding sugar ABC transporter ATP-binding protein, translating into MTLGAIELDGIAKAYGPTLALAPFTHRFEPGRVHALMGKNGSGKSTLIKILAGAVQPTLGRLTISGHPVAFDSPSDAFTAGIVTVHQELSLVPILSVGENIYLGRLPQRRILGRSVVDWPRIHADATRLLHGMGLDIDSKAPVGSLSVGQQQVVEIVKAMSYSPAILLLDEPTSALASREVDLLFELVRRLRSDGVTMIYITHRMNELFEIADTCTVLRDGKFIGTTEMAATTPEGIVEMMFGNVARAVRPPRRTATSGVPVLEVRGLTRVGAFADVSFDLHRGEVLGFAGLLGAGRTEVLRAAFGADRFDTGRILVEGQEVRRPSLRRMKALGVGYTPENRKEAGLVQARSVHDNLCLASLGRIAHHGFIDRAREQPFVDRQIQGLAIKVPNALLPVSSLSGGNQQKIVIGNWLNTQPKVMFFDEPSRGIDVQSKQQIFDIMWREADKGLSSIFVSSEPEELLEVADRILVMRLGRIVAEVFPGAITLAGLYRLCMEGHPT; encoded by the coding sequence ATGACCCTGGGCGCCATCGAGCTCGACGGCATCGCCAAGGCCTATGGGCCGACCTTGGCGCTGGCGCCGTTCACCCACAGGTTCGAACCCGGCCGCGTGCATGCTCTGATGGGCAAGAACGGGTCGGGCAAATCGACCCTCATCAAGATCCTGGCCGGGGCGGTGCAGCCCACCCTCGGTCGGCTGACCATCAGCGGGCATCCGGTGGCGTTCGACAGTCCCAGCGACGCTTTTACGGCCGGCATCGTCACGGTCCATCAGGAATTGTCGCTCGTTCCCATACTGTCGGTTGGCGAAAACATCTACCTGGGGCGTCTGCCGCAGCGACGCATCCTAGGCCGCAGCGTGGTCGACTGGCCGCGCATCCACGCCGATGCCACGCGCCTGTTGCACGGCATGGGCCTCGACATCGATTCCAAGGCCCCCGTAGGCTCGCTCAGCGTTGGCCAGCAGCAAGTTGTGGAGATCGTCAAGGCGATGTCCTACTCGCCCGCCATCCTGCTCCTCGACGAGCCGACGTCCGCGCTCGCCTCGCGCGAGGTCGACCTCCTGTTCGAGCTGGTTCGGCGGCTGCGCAGCGATGGCGTGACCATGATCTACATCACGCACCGCATGAACGAACTGTTCGAGATCGCCGACACCTGCACGGTGCTGCGGGACGGAAAGTTCATCGGTACCACCGAGATGGCGGCCACGACCCCCGAGGGGATCGTCGAGATGATGTTCGGCAATGTCGCCCGCGCGGTGCGGCCTCCGCGTCGGACTGCCACATCGGGGGTGCCTGTTCTTGAAGTACGCGGCCTGACGCGCGTAGGGGCCTTTGCGGACGTATCCTTCGACCTCCATCGTGGCGAGGTGCTGGGCTTCGCTGGTCTCCTCGGCGCGGGCCGCACAGAGGTTTTGCGGGCGGCCTTCGGCGCCGATCGCTTCGATACAGGCCGTATTTTGGTGGAAGGCCAGGAGGTCCGACGCCCCTCGCTCCGCCGTATGAAGGCTCTCGGTGTCGGCTACACGCCCGAGAACCGCAAGGAGGCGGGGCTCGTTCAGGCCCGGTCGGTACACGACAACCTCTGTCTCGCCAGCCTCGGACGCATCGCCCATCACGGTTTCATCGACCGCGCGCGCGAACAGCCCTTCGTCGACCGACAGATTCAGGGGCTCGCCATCAAGGTGCCGAACGCCCTGCTGCCGGTGTCATCGCTCTCGGGCGGTAATCAGCAAAAGATCGTCATCGGCAACTGGCTCAATACGCAACCCAAGGTCATGTTTTTCGACGAGCCCAGCCGCGGCATCGATGTGCAGTCCAAGCAACAGATTTTCGACATTATGTGGCGGGAGGCCGACAAGGGCCTGTCCTCGATTTTCGTGTCGAGCGAGCCCGAGGAGCTGCTGGAGGTCGCTGATCGTATCCTGGTCATGCGGCTCGGACGCATTGTGGCCGAGGTGTTCCCCGGTGCGATCACGCTCGCCGGCCTTTATCGCCTTTGCATGGAAGGACACCCGACATGA
- a CDS encoding ABC transporter permease, whose protein sequence is MSDTARPVARPRRHMGTTMLKIYTMEAILLVIVAVLVIFAPGFASLGNFFNVLRTVSMLGIIAFGMTAVIIAGEIDLSVGAAVALAGCVVAWFSGALSMHIGSVAAVAIGVLVAMTIGFLTGVFTGSMRRWFNVPTFITTLALFTALRGAANLITGGFPLTDLPDWFGFLGAGDLFGVPFPVYVFLTVFVLMHLLMTFTSFGRAVYAVGGNAEAARLSGIDVFFVKTMTLAMTGVLTAVTGTLIASQIGSGTGNTATGMELDVIAATIIGGTSLFGGKGRVWGTLLGVLLLGCITNGMTLLDVSEYWQYVVRGAIILGAVLLNQVLDTADR, encoded by the coding sequence ATGAGCGACACCGCCCGTCCCGTGGCGCGGCCGCGCCGGCACATGGGCACCACCATGCTCAAGATCTACACGATGGAGGCGATCCTGCTCGTCATCGTCGCGGTCCTCGTCATCTTCGCGCCCGGCTTCGCCTCGCTCGGCAATTTCTTCAACGTGCTGCGCACCGTCTCGATGCTCGGCATCATCGCGTTCGGCATGACGGCGGTCATCATCGCTGGCGAGATCGACCTTTCGGTCGGGGCCGCCGTGGCGCTGGCGGGATGCGTGGTCGCCTGGTTTTCAGGTGCCCTGTCGATGCACATCGGCTCGGTGGCGGCGGTGGCCATCGGCGTGCTGGTCGCCATGACAATCGGCTTCCTGACGGGAGTCTTCACCGGCAGCATGCGCCGCTGGTTCAACGTGCCGACCTTCATCACGACGCTCGCGCTCTTCACCGCGCTGCGGGGCGCCGCGAACCTTATCACGGGTGGCTTCCCGCTGACCGACCTGCCCGACTGGTTTGGGTTTCTCGGCGCAGGCGACCTATTTGGCGTCCCCTTCCCGGTCTACGTCTTCCTCACCGTTTTCGTGCTGATGCACCTGCTCATGACGTTCACGAGCTTCGGCCGCGCCGTCTATGCGGTGGGTGGCAATGCCGAGGCCGCTCGCCTGTCGGGCATCGACGTCTTCTTCGTCAAGACCATGACGCTCGCCATGACCGGGGTGCTCACCGCCGTTACCGGAACGCTCATCGCCTCGCAGATCGGGTCGGGCACCGGCAACACGGCGACCGGAATGGAACTCGACGTGATCGCCGCGACGATCATCGGGGGGACCAGCCTGTTCGGCGGCAAGGGCCGCGTCTGGGGTACTTTGCTCGGCGTGCTGCTGCTGGGCTGCATCACCAACGGGATGACGCTGCTCGATGTCTCCGAATACTGGCAATATGTCGTGCGTGGCGCCATCATCCTCGGCGCGGTCCTGTTGAACCAAGTGTTGGACACGGCGGATCGTTAA
- a CDS encoding LysR family transcriptional regulator, which produces MRIFLALARHGSLSAAARTLAMNHSTISRRLRSLEESLGDKLVERRPEGYVLTSAGTNALEAASDMEHAAQILGRGMSNGAPAGLLRINTSPAMLNGFLASRVAVLAARFAKLDIELAANHRPSAWSGMRRIRPSASGDLGMATCWRFLL; this is translated from the coding sequence GTGCGGATCTTCCTGGCGCTCGCGCGCCACGGCAGTCTGTCTGCTGCGGCACGAACGCTGGCAATGAACCACTCCACGATCTCACGCCGACTCCGGTCTCTCGAGGAGAGTCTCGGAGACAAGCTCGTCGAGCGGCGACCCGAAGGTTATGTCCTTACGTCAGCGGGGACGAATGCGCTGGAAGCGGCGAGCGACATGGAACATGCGGCGCAGATTCTGGGTCGCGGCATGTCGAATGGAGCACCTGCCGGCTTGCTGCGGATCAACACATCGCCCGCGATGTTGAACGGCTTCCTAGCCTCACGCGTCGCGGTATTGGCGGCGCGATTTGCAAAACTCGATATTGAACTGGCCGCAAACCACCGTCCATCAGCTTGGAGCGGCATGAGGCGGATAAGGCCATCCGCTTCAGGCGATTTGGGGATGGCGACGTGTTGGCGCTTTCTCTTGTGA
- a CDS encoding SDR family NAD(P)-dependent oxidoreductase — MKEDAAMAEIKKLAIVTGASQGLGEGIVRGFRALGYGVVATSRSIRSSTDPDLITVAGDIGDAATGKRVVAAALEKFGRIDTLVNNAGVFIGKPFTDYTEDDYRLVLKTNLDGFFFITQQFIPVMLKQGTDHVIQITASTAEFASSRFPSGLAMLTMGGLNAATRALAIEYVKQGIRVNAVAPGVIKTPTAGRSRLPPEKPPSSYKSRRRRQPS, encoded by the coding sequence TTGAAGGAAGATGCAGCAATGGCAGAAATTAAAAAGCTCGCGATCGTCACCGGCGCCTCTCAGGGGCTGGGTGAAGGCATCGTGAGGGGATTCCGTGCCCTCGGCTACGGCGTCGTCGCCACTTCCCGCTCGATCCGCTCCTCGACCGATCCGGATTTGATAACTGTTGCCGGCGACATCGGCGATGCTGCCACCGGCAAGCGCGTTGTCGCGGCAGCCCTCGAGAAGTTCGGTCGCATCGACACACTGGTGAACAATGCGGGCGTCTTCATCGGCAAACCCTTCACCGACTATACAGAGGACGACTATCGTCTCGTTTTGAAGACCAATCTCGATGGCTTCTTCTTCATCACCCAACAGTTCATTCCTGTGATGCTCAAGCAGGGAACTGATCATGTTATCCAGATCACGGCGTCAACCGCCGAGTTCGCCAGCTCGCGCTTTCCGTCGGGCCTAGCCATGCTGACGATGGGCGGCCTCAATGCGGCAACTCGCGCCCTTGCGATCGAATATGTGAAACAAGGCATCCGCGTGAACGCCGTCGCGCCGGGCGTCATCAAGACGCCGACCGCCGGACGCTCAAGGCTGCCGCCCGAGAAGCCGCCGTCGTCATACAAATCCCGAAGGAGGCGCCAGCCCTCATAG
- a CDS encoding DUF2924 domain-containing protein, whose product MLAKPSMICPEPMSNLAPTDPDTALGREIASLHDLDLHNLRSRWRQRLRCPAPATLTRPLLLRLLAYRLQAKVLGDLDPEAVRFLDKIAKANARQRDAAEKRSAKAVPTVPPVPPIRGLKPGTLLVREHLGTMHRVLVVADGFTWESNRYTSLSEVARAITGTRWNGPRFFGLRDKPGASSASSETLIVPSHKAGAL is encoded by the coding sequence ATGCTGGCTAAGCCCTCCATGATCTGCCCTGAACCGATGTCCAACCTTGCGCCGACGGACCCTGACACCGCTCTCGGCCGAGAGATCGCGTCCCTGCATGATCTCGACCTTCACAACCTCCGCAGCCGCTGGCGGCAGCGGCTACGCTGCCCAGCTCCTGCCACCCTGACCCGGCCGCTGCTGCTGCGCCTGCTAGCCTATCGCCTGCAGGCCAAGGTCTTGGGTGACCTTGATCCCGAGGCGGTGCGCTTTCTCGACAAGATCGCCAAGGCCAACGCCCGTCAGCGCGACGCCGCGGAAAAACGCAGCGCCAAAGCGGTGCCCACGGTACCACCGGTGCCGCCGATCCGGGGTCTTAAACCCGGAACGCTGCTGGTGCGCGAACATCTCGGGACGATGCATCGGGTCCTTGTGGTGGCCGATGGCTTCACGTGGGAAAGCAACCGCTATACGAGCCTTTCTGAAGTGGCCCGCGCCATCACGGGCACGCGCTGGAACGGCCCGCGGTTCTTCGGTTTGCGCGATAAGCCTGGTGCGTCGAGCGCAAGTTCTGAGACACTCATCGTGCCGAGCCATAAGGCAGGCGCATTGTGA
- a CDS encoding DUF3489 domain-containing protein, giving the protein MTLSDTQLVLLSAAAQHDQHLLVRPERLFGKALERLVTRLTAAGLAEHALVKPDQPHWSVTEVGEAVGLRITAAGLAALGIAEDALESSPEGGELTTSDAAAGDTDCGGDQASPVQITRSQLWPGTKQAMLVDMLRRDEGTTVAAIMVATGWLPHTVRAALTGLRKKGHHLDKDRTASGVTCYRLTTRVLVARMCPASGAA; this is encoded by the coding sequence ATGACGCTATCCGACACCCAGCTGGTGCTGTTGAGCGCTGCAGCCCAGCACGACCAACACCTTCTTGTTCGCCCTGAACGGCTGTTCGGCAAGGCACTCGAAAGGCTGGTCACGCGGCTTACTGCAGCCGGTTTGGCCGAGCACGCCTTGGTCAAGCCGGACCAACCGCACTGGTCGGTGACCGAGGTGGGCGAGGCGGTCGGACTTCGTATCACGGCTGCCGGGTTGGCGGCGCTGGGCATCGCTGAAGATGCGCTTGAATCTTCACCAGAGGGTGGCGAGCTGACGACGTCGGATGCCGCGGCGGGTGATACTGATTGCGGAGGAGATCAGGCCTCTCCCGTTCAAATTACCCGCTCGCAGCTCTGGCCCGGAACGAAGCAAGCCATGTTGGTCGATATGCTGCGGCGGGACGAGGGTACGACCGTTGCGGCCATCATGGTCGCAACCGGATGGCTGCCGCATACGGTCCGGGCGGCGCTGACCGGTCTGCGCAAGAAGGGGCACCATCTCGACAAGGACCGCACTGCGTCTGGTGTAACCTGCTACCGGCTTACGACGCGCGTGCTTGTTGCGCGCATGTGCCCGGCAAGCGGCGCCGCGTGA
- a CDS encoding ABC transporter substrate-binding protein, translating to MNELDYLKVQHALGRLSRRDFIGRAIALGASAVAVNSLVLGAEALAAETAQKGGTLRLGLGGGSTTDSLNPLSWNDSVMIDVGFGLFNGLVENSAENRPVPELAEKYEPKDGAKTWIFTLRKGVMFHNGKEFDADDAVYSLNLHRGSDTKSGAAGPMKAVADVKKLDKNQIEVTLASGNADFPTVLTDYHLMMVPNGFTDWAKPVGTGAFTVDRFDPGVRIALKKAGPYWKADRGLLDAVEYNVINDTSARMNALISGQVDAINRADPKTVSRIAKSPTLEIVRAAGGWYPVMAMQDDRDPYTNLDLRKAMKYAVDREQMIKTLFSGYGTLGNDNPIPKSDPYFNSQLEQLKYDPDKAKFYFKKAGLADAKIVLQTSDAAFNGAVDMATLLQATAGKAGITVDVKKEPADGYFDNVWLKGAFVASYWGGRPAATQMLDIAYQSKAPWNESHWNSPKFDKLLTDAQGEVDEAKRKSYIWDMQAMLTDESGTLIPCFRDWLDAKNKKVGGHTPHSGFDMDNGRIAEKAFLKA from the coding sequence ATGAATGAACTGGATTATTTGAAGGTTCAACATGCACTGGGACGCCTGTCCCGCCGCGATTTTATCGGCCGAGCCATCGCGCTGGGCGCGTCCGCGGTAGCCGTCAATTCCCTTGTTCTCGGCGCAGAAGCGCTCGCCGCCGAAACCGCCCAGAAGGGCGGCACGTTGCGGCTCGGGCTTGGCGGCGGCAGCACGACCGACAGCCTCAATCCGCTGAGCTGGAACGACTCGGTCATGATCGATGTCGGGTTCGGCCTCTTCAACGGCCTCGTCGAGAATAGTGCCGAGAACCGGCCCGTGCCGGAGCTTGCCGAAAAATACGAGCCGAAGGACGGCGCCAAGACGTGGATCTTCACGCTTCGCAAGGGCGTCATGTTCCACAACGGCAAGGAATTCGACGCCGACGACGCCGTCTACTCGTTGAACCTGCATCGCGGTAGCGACACGAAATCGGGCGCGGCGGGTCCGATGAAGGCGGTCGCCGACGTCAAGAAGCTGGACAAAAACCAGATCGAAGTCACCCTGGCGTCGGGCAATGCCGACTTCCCCACGGTATTGACCGACTATCACCTCATGATGGTGCCGAACGGCTTTACCGATTGGGCCAAACCCGTCGGCACGGGTGCCTTCACGGTCGATCGGTTCGATCCGGGCGTCCGCATCGCGCTGAAAAAGGCCGGGCCTTATTGGAAAGCCGATCGCGGCCTCCTCGATGCGGTCGAATATAATGTCATCAACGACACCAGCGCGCGTATGAACGCGCTGATTTCCGGCCAGGTCGACGCTATCAACCGGGCGGATCCGAAGACGGTGTCACGGATCGCCAAGAGCCCAACGCTCGAGATCGTGCGGGCGGCGGGTGGCTGGTACCCGGTCATGGCGATGCAGGACGACCGCGACCCCTATACGAACCTCGATCTCCGCAAGGCGATGAAATATGCGGTCGATCGCGAACAGATGATCAAGACGCTGTTCAGCGGCTATGGCACGCTCGGGAACGACAATCCGATCCCGAAGAGCGATCCCTATTTCAACTCCCAGCTAGAGCAGTTGAAATACGATCCCGACAAGGCGAAATTCTACTTCAAGAAAGCCGGTCTGGCCGATGCCAAGATCGTGCTGCAGACCTCGGATGCGGCCTTCAACGGCGCGGTCGACATGGCGACGCTGCTGCAAGCGACCGCCGGCAAGGCCGGCATCACGGTCGATGTCAAGAAAGAGCCGGCGGATGGCTATTTCGACAATGTGTGGCTCAAGGGCGCTTTCGTGGCCAGCTATTGGGGCGGCCGGCCCGCCGCGACCCAGATGCTCGATATCGCCTATCAGAGCAAGGCGCCGTGGAACGAGTCGCATTGGAACAGCCCCAAGTTCGATAAGCTGCTGACGGACGCTCAGGGCGAAGTCGACGAGGCCAAGCGCAAAAGCTACATCTGGGACATGCAAGCCATGCTGACGGACGAAAGCGGGACGCTTATTCCGTGCTTCCGCGATTGGCTCGACGCAAAAAACAAGAAGGTGGGCGGCCACACACCCCATAGCGGTTTCGATATGGATAACGGCCGCATCGCCGAAAAAGCATTTCTGAAGGCTTGA
- a CDS encoding ABC transporter permease: MIKLIAQRLALGLMTLFAASVLIFAGTEILPGDLASAILQTNATPESLAAMRKELGLDRPPTTRYVEWLSGAAHGNFGVSLANKRDVAEEIAPRLQNTIFLALYAALIAVPLAVALGLLAAVNQGGFYDRLVNVVTLMTVSVPEYFVAYILIKYLAVQLGWFPSLANVTPDTPLLERMNLTFLPMLTLVLVITGHMMRMTRASVLSVMASPYIEMALLKGLPKWRIVVQHAFPNALAPIINVIALDLAYLIVGVVIVEAVFVYPGLGQLMVDAVSKHDVPVVQACGLIFAVIYILLNMTADILAIMSNPRLRHPR; encoded by the coding sequence TTGATCAAACTGATCGCCCAGCGTCTCGCCCTCGGATTGATGACGCTGTTCGCGGCCTCGGTGCTGATTTTCGCCGGCACCGAGATCCTGCCGGGCGATCTGGCATCGGCGATCCTGCAGACCAATGCGACCCCCGAGTCCCTCGCGGCCATGCGCAAGGAACTCGGGCTCGATCGGCCGCCGACGACCCGCTACGTCGAGTGGCTCTCGGGCGCAGCGCACGGGAATTTTGGGGTATCGCTCGCCAACAAACGGGACGTGGCTGAAGAAATCGCGCCCCGGTTGCAAAACACGATCTTCCTGGCGCTCTACGCCGCCCTTATTGCGGTTCCGCTCGCGGTCGCGCTGGGCCTGTTGGCTGCGGTCAACCAGGGCGGCTTTTACGACAGGCTCGTCAATGTCGTGACCTTGATGACCGTCTCGGTGCCCGAATATTTCGTCGCCTATATCCTGATCAAATATCTGGCCGTGCAGCTCGGCTGGTTTCCCTCGCTGGCGAATGTCACGCCGGATACCCCGCTGCTCGAACGCATGAATCTCACCTTTTTGCCCATGCTGACGCTGGTGCTGGTCATCACCGGCCACATGATGCGAATGACGCGCGCCTCGGTTCTCAGCGTCATGGCCAGCCCCTATATCGAAATGGCGCTGCTCAAGGGCCTGCCGAAATGGCGCATCGTGGTGCAGCACGCCTTTCCCAACGCGCTGGCCCCGATCATCAACGTGATCGCGCTCGATCTCGCCTACCTCATCGTCGGCGTCGTCATCGTCGAGGCCGTGTTCGTCTATCCGGGCCTCGGCCAATTGATGGTGGACGCCGTCTCCAAACACGATGTGCCGGTCGTGCAGGCCTGCGGCCTGATCTTCGCGGTGATCTACATTCTGTTGAACATGACGGCCGACATTCTGGCCATCATGAGCAATCCGCGCTTGAGGCATCCCCGCTGA
- a CDS encoding ABC transporter permease, protein MRLFGHKLSLTAWVGLIIILINVVVALGAPVIAPFGQADIVGDAWADPDRLHLLGLDNLGRDILSRLIYGARLSIGLSSLITVLAFIIGIITGFVAAAVGGWVDSLLSRIVDLLLSMPILIFAFMILSVLGTDIPVLVGTIAILNSTLVFRLARAVAMNIASLEYVEAAKVRGEGLWWIISREILPNAIPPLAAEFGLRFCFTFLLIAALSFLGLGIQPPLADWGSMVKDYRDMINLDSAAPLYPAAAIAILTIGINFVVDWMLSIHSKGYGESA, encoded by the coding sequence GTGCGATTGTTCGGCCATAAACTCAGTCTGACGGCCTGGGTCGGCCTCATCATCATTCTGATCAACGTGGTGGTCGCACTGGGCGCGCCCGTGATCGCGCCATTCGGGCAGGCTGACATCGTCGGCGATGCCTGGGCCGATCCCGATCGGTTGCACCTGCTCGGCCTCGACAATCTCGGTCGCGACATCCTCAGCCGCCTGATCTACGGCGCGCGCCTGTCGATCGGCCTCTCCAGCCTGATCACGGTGCTGGCGTTCATCATCGGCATCATCACGGGCTTCGTGGCGGCCGCCGTCGGCGGCTGGGTCGACTCGCTGTTGTCGCGCATCGTCGACCTGCTGCTGTCGATGCCGATCCTAATCTTCGCCTTCATGATCCTGTCGGTTCTCGGCACCGACATTCCGGTGCTGGTCGGCACCATTGCGATCCTGAATTCAACGCTCGTGTTCCGCCTTGCTCGCGCGGTCGCGATGAATATCGCCAGCCTCGAATATGTCGAAGCCGCCAAGGTGCGTGGCGAGGGCCTGTGGTGGATCATCAGCCGCGAGATCCTGCCCAATGCGATCCCGCCGCTCGCGGCCGAATTCGGCCTGCGGTTCTGCTTCACGTTCCTGCTGATCGCGGCCCTCAGCTTTCTCGGTCTCGGCATCCAGCCGCCGCTGGCCGATTGGGGCAGCATGGTCAAAGACTATCGCGACATGATCAATCTCGACTCGGCCGCGCCGCTCTATCCGGCGGCCGCCATCGCGATCCTCACGATCGGCATTAACTTCGTGGTCGACTGGATGCTGTCGATCCACTCGAAGGGCTATGGGGAAAGCGCATGA
- a CDS encoding ABC transporter ATP-binding protein, whose protein sequence is MTDAHARNPLGDDLLVVDKLRIEVRTDRGHGPVLVDDVSFTLRRGEVLGVIGESGAGKSTIGLSTLGYSRSGCVVTGGSMLLGGHDIRTMTADQRRGLRGRGVAYIAQSAAASFNPSMTIMDQVCEVAVRQGLMNRSEAEVAARGLFRELELPNPDAFGARYPHQVSGGQLQRAMAAMAMVSRPDLLVFDEPTTALDVTTQVDVLASFRKLIREHGTAALYITHDLAVVAQIADRIMVLRQGKMVELGYADQVLNSPREEYTKRLVTERSFAHSGKSAEQAAEKPLLSIQHVTASYAKFANVIQDVSIDVRRHDTVAVVGESGSGKSTLARVVMGLLPRKEGEITFEGQSLPARLADRTKDQLRRVQMIYQMPDVALNPRQTLLDVIGRPMTFYFNRSRKEVRERVLDLLRQIDLPESFIDRYPSELSGGQKQRVSIARALAAEPDLIICDEVTSALDQLVAEEILRLLQRLQDDLGVAYLFITHDLGTVKRIANKVVVMLKGRLVAAGETSDVFAPPYHPYTELLLSSVPEMRGEWLDEVLVRRKAIAAAARASEATLTASA, encoded by the coding sequence ATGACCGACGCTCACGCCCGCAATCCGCTGGGTGACGATCTTCTCGTGGTCGACAAGCTCCGGATCGAGGTCAGGACGGATCGTGGCCATGGCCCGGTGCTGGTTGACGACGTCAGCTTCACGCTTCGGCGCGGCGAGGTGCTCGGAGTCATCGGCGAGTCTGGCGCCGGCAAATCCACCATCGGGCTCTCGACCCTCGGCTATTCCCGCTCCGGCTGCGTCGTCACCGGTGGGTCGATGCTGCTCGGCGGCCACGATATCCGCACCATGACGGCCGATCAGCGTCGCGGCTTGCGCGGCCGGGGTGTCGCCTATATCGCGCAAAGCGCTGCCGCCTCGTTCAACCCGTCGATGACCATCATGGACCAGGTGTGCGAAGTGGCCGTCCGGCAGGGCCTGATGAACCGGTCGGAAGCGGAGGTCGCGGCCAGGGGCCTGTTTCGCGAACTCGAATTGCCGAACCCTGACGCTTTTGGGGCGCGCTACCCGCATCAGGTATCGGGCGGCCAGTTGCAGCGCGCCATGGCTGCGATGGCGATGGTGTCACGTCCCGATCTCCTGGTCTTCGACGAACCCACGACCGCGCTTGACGTTACGACCCAGGTCGACGTGCTGGCCTCGTTCCGCAAACTGATCCGCGAGCACGGCACCGCCGCGCTCTACATCACGCATGACCTCGCGGTGGTGGCGCAGATCGCCGATCGGATCATGGTGCTGCGGCAGGGCAAAATGGTCGAGCTCGGTTACGCCGATCAGGTGCTGAACAGTCCGCGCGAGGAGTATACCAAACGGCTCGTGACCGAGAGGAGCTTCGCCCATTCCGGCAAGTCGGCCGAGCAGGCCGCCGAAAAGCCGCTGCTCAGCATCCAGCACGTCACCGCTAGCTACGCCAAATTCGCCAATGTGATCCAGGACGTCAGCATCGACGTGCGGCGACACGACACGGTGGCGGTGGTGGGCGAATCCGGGTCCGGCAAGAGCACGCTGGCGCGCGTCGTCATGGGTTTGCTGCCCCGCAAGGAGGGCGAGATCACCTTCGAGGGCCAGAGCCTTCCGGCCCGTCTCGCCGATCGGACCAAGGATCAGCTCCGACGCGTTCAGATGATCTACCAGATGCCGGATGTGGCGCTTAATCCGCGCCAGACGCTGCTGGATGTCATCGGACGGCCGATGACATTCTACTTCAATCGGTCGCGGAAAGAGGTGCGCGAGCGCGTCCTCGATTTGCTCCGTCAGATCGATCTCCCGGAGAGCTTCATCGATCGCTACCCGTCCGAACTGTCGGGCGGCCAGAAGCAGCGGGTCAGCATCGCGCGGGCGCTCGCGGCCGAACCCGATCTCATCATCTGCGACGAGGTCACGTCGGCGCTCGATCAACTCGTGGCGGAGGAAATCCTCCGCCTTCTCCAGCGCTTGCAAGACGATCTCGGGGTCGCCTACCTCTTCATCACGCATGACCTCGGCACCGTGAAGCGGATCGCCAATAAAGTGGTGGTCATGCTGAAGGGGCGGCTCGTCGCGGCGGGCGAAACCAGCGACGTCTTCGCGCCGCCCTATCATCCCTATACGGAACTTCTGCTGTCTTCGGTGCCCGAAATGCGGGGCGAATGGCTCGACGAGGTGCTGGTACGCCGCAAGGCCATCGCGGCGGCCGCGCGGGCCAGCGAGGCAACACTCACCGCAAGCGCTTGA